A window from Aeromonas rivipollensis encodes these proteins:
- the ecpA gene encoding common pilus major fimbrillin subunit EcpA, which produces MKKTLIALTVAGLGFAAATQAAVEASAVATWQATAKKDTTSELVVTPLSSLSFQYAEGIKGFNTVNGLFDVAIKGDASATSFTLKAKKLNGTLNHLGGDSTVDVGVLWGGAPVSTTAYTTLIDTAAGITGGNLSPIANGFKDDSQRTTAQGSFTFNIESATTGGSTTTFDALPDGLWSGEVNVEFVANWV; this is translated from the coding sequence ATGAAAAAGACTCTGATTGCACTGACAGTTGCAGGCCTGGGCTTTGCCGCCGCCACTCAGGCAGCCGTTGAAGCGTCCGCAGTAGCAACCTGGCAGGCCACCGCCAAGAAGGACACCACCTCTGAGCTGGTAGTCACCCCGCTCTCCAGCCTCTCCTTCCAATATGCCGAAGGGATCAAGGGGTTCAATACCGTCAATGGCCTGTTTGATGTCGCCATCAAGGGGGATGCCAGCGCGACCTCCTTCACCCTGAAGGCGAAGAAGCTGAACGGCACCCTGAATCACCTGGGCGGCGACTCCACCGTCGATGTGGGCGTGCTGTGGGGCGGCGCACCGGTCAGCACCACCGCCTACACCACACTGATCGATACGGCGGCCGGCATCACGGGTGGCAACCTCTCCCCCATCGCCAATGGGTTCAAGGACGACTCTCAGCGCACCACTGCACAGGGCTCTTTCACCTTCAACATCGAGAGCGCAACCACCGGTGGCAGCACCACCACCTTTGATGCCCTGCCAGACGGTCTGTGGAGTGGTGAAGTCAACGTCGAATTCGTTGCTAACTGGGTCTGA
- a CDS encoding response regulator transcription factor has translation MAKVVIVDDHPAIRMAVNMLLKQDGHLILAEVDNGVDAIAMTKNNRPDIVILDIGIPQLDGIEVIKRLKQLDMGVKILVLSAQSTHHVMVRCLQAGADGFLSKLEDLYLLKDAIVKIEKKQLYFPREVIAGARHAHTVDGEDLLSTLSSRELSVLLQICQGQTNKQIAESMLLSEKTVSTYKTRLMKKLNITNIIDLISLARRQKLL, from the coding sequence ATGGCGAAGGTAGTGATAGTAGATGATCATCCTGCAATAAGAATGGCTGTAAATATGCTTCTGAAGCAGGATGGACATCTTATTTTAGCCGAGGTCGATAATGGTGTTGATGCGATCGCCATGACCAAAAACAATCGACCTGATATCGTCATTCTTGATATTGGAATTCCTCAGCTGGACGGTATTGAGGTGATTAAAAGACTCAAGCAACTGGATATGGGGGTCAAGATTTTGGTGTTGTCCGCACAATCTACCCACCATGTCATGGTGCGCTGCCTGCAAGCCGGTGCCGATGGTTTTTTGTCCAAGCTGGAGGATCTGTACTTATTGAAGGATGCAATTGTAAAAATAGAAAAGAAACAGCTCTATTTTCCTCGAGAGGTGATTGCAGGCGCCAGGCATGCCCATACGGTCGATGGTGAGGATCTGCTGTCCACTCTCTCTTCCCGCGAGTTGAGCGTGCTGCTTCAAATATGTCAGGGCCAGACTAACAAGCAGATTGCAGAAAGCATGTTGCTTAGTGAAAAGACAGTCAGCACTTACAAGACCCGGTTGATGAAAAAGCTCAATATAACCAACATCATCGACCTGATAAGTCTGGCCAGACGGCAGAAGTTGCTGTGA
- a CDS encoding ATP-binding protein, with product MKSLLLFLVLLCAWPCAANAQEDPLLQVYSRDDGEYLDASPLPLHGEEWRWLQERERLIMGVPRPDNPPMDITLRANAYEGVTADIVGMLTHLLHIEIMVKGYPSRAAAIEALKRGEIDLLSASNSYEQEQQLLLTDKYIADDPAIYKNIRVKEREIKTVAVPEYYLPFMDIMRYLSDYKVKIYPSRYSALSAVAYGQVDAVMVDMISGNFIVNKFYQNSVQLLKPLYIDTDGFAFALNPKERRLKRIIDIALREILEGKRAEVAKRWNGGGLSIGASKVGLTSAQWEWLGKQEKIRIAVNSGVPPLSFLDVTGTMHGVVADLLQVIRAKLGVEIEVVPVKTPEQMTQLLDGGQVDAGVLSPSAERRNRYLFSRAFVLDPLSYVVGLRHRETSSEALLKSGTVAVIRGFISTQAIEAEYGKLTTRQFDKIEDALRCVATEVCDVTVLPLRVAKYYINSKFPDSLFITGELFDSIPISAALAVSPDHQMLRDILDKVIAIIPPDELEGLSNRWRVSAQQEAISWQELLREFGVFIALILLLTIWVSLWGLSLRKQVRERRLVEGALSTQLKFIADLVDGTPHPIYARDQDGRLLLCNSSYASFFGEPKARLLGASLDEDRKRWPFLAPLIADLTLSREARLAQEGDHRLVMATGVVDVYHWVQPYYDLEGNVQGGIGGWIDVSERVRLLDELAVASQEAQEANRAKTTFLATMSHEIRTPMNAIIGLLELALKRGRLHEEDQSSLTIAHGSAKDLLSLIGDILDISKIESGRLELAPEPHDIAALTASVVTVFNALAREKNLRLELITGQAHWVQIDGLCYKQILSNLISNAIKYTEQGSVKVTLASQASDGWCTLQLVIRDTGIGIDPVEQARLFQPFRQASQPEHIQQSGTGLGLMISRTLCESMGGSLLLESEPGHGTRVCVEMKLPLADAVVVPAPPAQGRAMEQGQRLRVMVVDDHPANRLLVTQQLAYLGHDATAVESGEQALRLLADTRVDVVITDFNMPGMNGFELTRQYRAQERRHGWRPCVILGLTADARQEQINEGQAAGMDDCLFKPVGLEALGHCLRQHMQREEQADVATCMQEIRQYLGPLTAHQSTLMSPLLAEFVRASDDDLLGLQNAAEKGAAAQFLDRVHRLKGGARIMGTLQLVATCSEIESWVLDERTLPIALARLRKDYEVVRLAATQLQNAE from the coding sequence ATGAAATCCCTGCTGCTCTTCCTCGTTCTGCTTTGTGCGTGGCCGTGCGCGGCCAATGCGCAGGAAGATCCACTGCTCCAGGTCTATTCGCGAGATGACGGGGAATATCTGGATGCCAGCCCCCTGCCATTGCATGGGGAAGAGTGGCGCTGGCTGCAGGAGCGCGAGCGGCTGATCATGGGGGTGCCAAGACCCGATAATCCCCCCATGGACATCACCCTGCGCGCCAATGCTTATGAGGGGGTGACGGCCGACATCGTTGGTATGCTGACCCATTTGCTGCACATCGAAATCATGGTGAAAGGATATCCCTCCCGAGCGGCGGCCATAGAGGCACTCAAGCGAGGGGAGATCGACCTGCTGAGTGCCTCAAATTCTTATGAGCAAGAGCAGCAACTTTTATTAACGGATAAATATATTGCGGATGACCCGGCCATCTATAAAAACATTCGAGTGAAAGAGCGAGAAATAAAGACGGTTGCCGTGCCGGAGTATTATCTGCCGTTTATGGACATCATGCGGTATTTGTCAGACTACAAAGTAAAAATATATCCCTCCCGTTATAGCGCACTCTCTGCGGTGGCATATGGCCAAGTGGATGCCGTCATGGTTGACATGATCTCCGGGAATTTTATTGTCAACAAGTTTTACCAGAACAGCGTTCAATTATTGAAGCCACTGTATATCGATACCGATGGTTTTGCCTTTGCGCTCAACCCCAAGGAGCGACGGCTCAAGAGAATAATAGATATAGCACTGCGAGAAATCCTCGAGGGCAAGCGGGCGGAAGTGGCCAAACGCTGGAATGGGGGGGGCTTGTCCATTGGTGCCAGCAAGGTCGGCTTGACCAGCGCGCAGTGGGAGTGGCTGGGCAAGCAGGAGAAAATCCGGATTGCGGTCAATAGCGGCGTGCCACCTCTCAGCTTTCTCGATGTCACTGGCACCATGCATGGGGTGGTCGCCGATCTGCTGCAGGTCATTCGGGCGAAGCTGGGGGTGGAGATCGAGGTCGTTCCGGTCAAGACGCCCGAGCAGATGACCCAGTTGCTGGATGGCGGCCAGGTGGATGCGGGTGTGCTGAGCCCGTCAGCGGAGCGCAGGAACCGCTATCTGTTCAGCAGGGCCTTTGTTCTCGATCCTTTGTCATATGTGGTGGGGTTGCGGCATAGAGAGACGTCTTCGGAGGCCTTGCTAAAGTCCGGCACAGTGGCCGTGATCCGGGGGTTTATCTCGACCCAGGCCATAGAGGCTGAATATGGCAAGCTGACAACACGTCAGTTCGACAAGATAGAAGATGCGCTGCGCTGTGTTGCTACTGAGGTGTGTGATGTGACTGTCTTGCCGCTGCGGGTAGCCAAGTACTACATCAACAGCAAATTTCCCGACAGCCTGTTCATCACGGGGGAATTGTTCGATTCCATTCCGATCAGTGCCGCCTTGGCGGTCTCCCCTGACCATCAGATGCTGCGGGATATTCTGGACAAGGTGATTGCCATCATACCGCCGGATGAGCTGGAAGGGCTGTCCAACCGCTGGCGAGTGAGTGCTCAGCAGGAGGCTATCTCCTGGCAGGAACTGCTACGGGAGTTCGGGGTCTTCATCGCACTGATCCTGTTGCTGACCATCTGGGTCAGCCTGTGGGGTCTGTCTCTGCGCAAACAGGTTCGTGAGCGGCGGTTGGTGGAGGGGGCTCTGAGCACCCAGCTCAAGTTCATCGCCGATCTGGTGGACGGGACACCTCATCCAATTTATGCGAGGGACCAGGATGGACGGCTGCTCCTCTGCAACAGCAGCTATGCGAGTTTCTTTGGTGAACCCAAAGCCAGATTGCTGGGTGCAAGTCTGGATGAAGATCGCAAGCGTTGGCCCTTTCTCGCCCCCCTGATTGCAGACCTGACTCTCTCCCGTGAAGCGCGACTCGCGCAAGAGGGAGACCATCGGCTGGTCATGGCGACAGGCGTGGTGGATGTGTATCACTGGGTTCAGCCTTATTACGACCTGGAGGGCAATGTACAGGGGGGGATTGGCGGCTGGATCGATGTGAGCGAGCGCGTGCGTTTGCTGGATGAACTGGCGGTGGCCAGCCAGGAGGCTCAGGAGGCCAATCGTGCCAAAACGACCTTCCTGGCGACCATGAGCCATGAAATACGCACCCCCATGAATGCCATCATCGGCTTGCTGGAGCTGGCTCTCAAGCGGGGCCGCCTGCATGAAGAAGATCAATCCTCACTCACCATTGCTCATGGGTCAGCAAAAGACCTGCTGAGCCTGATCGGCGACATTCTGGATATCTCCAAGATAGAGTCCGGTCGGCTTGAACTGGCACCGGAGCCTCATGACATAGCGGCTCTTACGGCGTCTGTCGTGACCGTATTCAATGCCCTGGCCCGGGAGAAGAATCTGCGGCTGGAGCTCATTACAGGACAAGCACACTGGGTGCAGATAGACGGGCTTTGTTACAAGCAAATACTCTCCAATCTGATCAGCAACGCCATCAAGTACACCGAGCAGGGATCGGTAAAAGTGACCCTGGCGTCACAGGCCAGTGATGGCTGGTGTACCTTGCAACTGGTCATCAGGGATACCGGAATAGGGATTGATCCGGTAGAGCAGGCGCGACTGTTCCAGCCCTTCCGTCAAGCCAGCCAGCCGGAGCATATCCAGCAATCGGGAACCGGTCTGGGGCTGATGATTTCCCGTACCCTCTGCGAATCGATGGGAGGCTCCTTGCTGCTCGAGAGCGAGCCCGGGCATGGTACTCGAGTCTGCGTCGAGATGAAGTTGCCCCTCGCTGATGCCGTGGTGGTGCCTGCTCCTCCCGCCCAGGGGAGAGCCATGGAGCAAGGGCAGCGGTTAAGAGTGATGGTGGTCGATGACCATCCGGCCAATCGGCTGTTGGTCACCCAGCAACTTGCCTATCTGGGGCATGACGCCACGGCTGTCGAGTCAGGGGAGCAGGCCTTGCGGCTGCTTGCGGATACCCGGGTGGATGTCGTCATTACCGACTTCAACATGCCGGGCATGAACGGGTTCGAGCTGACGCGACAGTACCGTGCACAGGAGCGGCGTCATGGCTGGCGGCCTTGCGTGATCCTGGGCCTGACGGCCGATGCTCGTCAGGAGCAGATCAATGAAGGTCAGGCTGCCGGCATGGATGACTGCCTGTTCAAGCCGGTCGGGCTGGAGGCGCTCGGCCACTGTCTGCGCCAGCATATGCAACGGGAAGAGCAGGCTGATGTTGCCACCTGCATGCAGGAGATAAGGCAATACCTGGGACCGCTGACAGCGCACCAGTCTACCTTGATGTCTCCCTTGCTGGCCGAGTTTGTCCGTGCCAGTGACGATGACCTCCTGGGGTTGCAGAATGCAGCAGAGAAGGGGGCTGCCGCTCAATTCCTGGATAGGGTGCACCGGCTGAAAGGAGGCGCCAGGATCATGGGGACACTGCAGTTGGTTGCTACCTGCAGCGAGATCGAGTCCTGGGTTCTCGACGAGCGGACGTTGCCGATAGCGCTGGCGCGTCTGCGGAAAGATTATGAGGTCGTCAGGCTGGCAGCCACCCAACTCCAGAATGCGGAGTAA
- a CDS encoding sensor histidine kinase — protein MLENQMMLLAVFERAALMLMTLFLLTRTRPFQRLFQKRDHTPAELLLVAAIFGLFAVFSTYTGIPVEGALINVRIIAIIAGGILFGPWVGIPAGVISGLHRYLIDMDGHTSIPCLIASIIAGLLATWLHLRCRKSRLWLYGILAGMLCEGLTMLLIWLLTEPHAVGVEIVSHIAYPMIAGALCIGLIIKLVQDLDDEKELIAAKQAKLALDIANKTLPFFQNIDRHSLSQVCAIIRSEISADAVAITDTRDVLAYVGVGKDYYELDEHHAISDMTQRAVLLDQIIINNDLRQYHLADFHSVIIIPLRENGSVSGTLKIYYRRTHSITSSLREMAVGLSQLISTQMEVSRIEQLKEMTRKAEFTALQSKINPHFLFNALNAISSLIRIRPQQARQLIANLADYLRYNLNKGDTLIDIQEELQQVRDYVAIEQARFGDKLEVVFEVDDVHIQVPSLLLQPLVENAILHGIQPRSAPGRVTIEVKQLAGGIRVAVRDTGYGISQEVIDGVAAGRVESRSIGLMNVHQRVKLLYGDGLHLKRLEPGTEVSFYLPDQESMPC, from the coding sequence TTGCTCGAAAATCAGATGATGTTGTTGGCGGTGTTTGAACGGGCGGCGCTGATGCTGATGACGCTCTTCCTCCTGACCCGTACAAGGCCCTTCCAGCGATTGTTCCAGAAGCGGGATCACACTCCGGCGGAGCTGCTGCTGGTGGCTGCCATCTTCGGCCTGTTCGCGGTGTTCAGCACCTATACCGGCATCCCGGTGGAGGGGGCTCTGATCAACGTGCGGATCATCGCCATCATCGCCGGCGGTATCCTGTTTGGCCCCTGGGTCGGCATTCCGGCCGGGGTCATCTCGGGTCTGCACCGTTATCTCATCGACATGGATGGCCACACCTCGATCCCGTGCCTCATCGCCAGCATCATCGCCGGCCTGCTGGCGACTTGGCTGCACCTGCGTTGTCGCAAGTCGCGGCTCTGGCTGTACGGCATTCTGGCGGGGATGCTGTGTGAAGGGCTCACCATGCTGCTCATCTGGCTGCTGACCGAGCCCCATGCGGTGGGCGTCGAGATCGTCAGCCACATCGCCTACCCGATGATCGCCGGGGCGCTCTGCATCGGCCTCATCATCAAGCTGGTGCAGGATCTGGATGACGAGAAGGAGCTGATTGCCGCCAAGCAGGCCAAGCTGGCGCTGGATATCGCCAACAAGACGCTACCCTTCTTCCAGAACATCGACCGCCACTCCCTGAGCCAGGTCTGCGCCATCATTCGCAGCGAGATCAGTGCCGACGCGGTGGCCATCACCGACACCCGCGACGTGCTCGCCTATGTCGGGGTGGGCAAGGATTACTACGAGCTGGACGAGCACCACGCCATCAGCGACATGACCCAGCGGGCGGTGCTGCTCGACCAGATCATCATCAACAACGATCTGCGCCAGTACCATCTAGCCGACTTCCACTCGGTCATCATTATTCCGCTGCGGGAAAACGGCTCGGTGAGCGGTACCCTCAAGATCTACTACCGCCGCACCCACAGCATTACCAGTTCGCTGCGGGAGATGGCGGTGGGCCTCTCCCAGCTCATCTCCACCCAGATGGAGGTGTCTCGCATCGAGCAGTTAAAAGAGATGACCCGCAAGGCGGAGTTCACCGCGCTGCAGAGCAAGATCAACCCGCACTTCCTGTTCAATGCTCTCAATGCCATCTCGTCGCTGATCCGCATTCGCCCCCAGCAGGCGCGCCAGCTGATTGCCAATCTGGCTGACTACCTGCGCTACAACCTCAACAAGGGGGATACCCTCATCGACATCCAGGAGGAGCTGCAGCAGGTGCGCGACTACGTGGCCATCGAGCAGGCCCGCTTCGGTGACAAGCTGGAGGTGGTGTTCGAGGTGGACGATGTACACATTCAGGTGCCGAGCCTGTTGTTGCAGCCGCTGGTGGAAAACGCCATTCTGCACGGCATCCAGCCCCGTAGCGCGCCGGGTCGGGTCACCATCGAGGTGAAGCAGCTGGCGGGCGGCATCCGGGTGGCGGTGCGGGATACCGGTTACGGCATCAGCCAGGAGGTGATCGATGGGGTCGCCGCCGGTCGGGTGGAGAGCCGCAGCATCGGTCTGATGAACGTGCATCAGCGGGTCAAGCTGCTCTATGGTGATGGCCTGCACCTCAAGCGGCTGGAGCCGGGTACCGAAGTGAGTTTCTATCTGCCGGATCAGGAGTCGATGCCATGCTGA
- a CDS encoding LytTR family DNA-binding domain-containing protein — MLSAIIVEDEYLAREELAYLVGQHSTIEIVASFEDGLEAFKYLQDHEVDVVFLDIQIPSIDGLLLAKNLHKSSHPPHIVFVTAYKEFAVEAFELEAFDYILKPYNEPRLISLLQKLELAGKSQAGQGSEPGTPHNRTVNLVKGERIIVTPCEQIYYAEADEKLTHVYTRDDRYVMTMTLSEFVSRLPAEGFFRCHRSYCVNINKIREIVPWFNSTYLIRLHDLPFEVPVSRSNIKAFRQLMRL, encoded by the coding sequence ATGCTGAGTGCCATCATTGTGGAAGACGAATATCTGGCTCGCGAGGAGCTGGCCTACCTGGTAGGGCAGCACAGCACCATCGAGATAGTGGCGAGCTTCGAGGATGGGCTGGAGGCGTTCAAATACCTGCAGGATCACGAGGTGGACGTGGTCTTCCTCGACATCCAGATCCCCTCCATCGACGGCCTGCTGCTGGCCAAGAACCTGCACAAGTCGAGCCATCCGCCCCACATCGTCTTCGTCACCGCCTACAAGGAGTTTGCGGTGGAGGCGTTCGAGCTGGAGGCGTTCGACTACATCCTCAAACCCTACAACGAACCGCGCCTCATCAGTCTGCTGCAAAAGCTGGAGCTGGCGGGCAAGTCGCAGGCGGGGCAGGGGAGCGAGCCGGGCACGCCGCACAATCGCACCGTCAATCTGGTGAAGGGGGAGCGCATCATCGTCACCCCCTGCGAGCAGATCTACTACGCGGAAGCCGACGAGAAGCTCACTCATGTCTACACCCGCGATGATCGCTATGTGATGACCATGACCCTCAGCGAGTTCGTCAGCCGGCTGCCTGCCGAGGGGTTCTTCCGCTGCCACCGCTCCTACTGCGTCAACATCAACAAGATCCGCGAGATCGTGCCCTGGTTCAACAGCACCTATCTCATCCGGCTCCATGACCTGCCGTTCGAGGTGCCGGTCAGCCGCAGCAACATCAAGGCGTTCCGTCAGCTGATGCGGCTCTGA